One Sodalis praecaptivus DNA segment encodes these proteins:
- a CDS encoding glycine zipper 2TM domain-containing protein — protein sequence MNKSLLAGVGIGIAAASGIAAVAGLDVFSSSPKYAQVVTASPINETIKTPRQECRTVAVTHRRPVQDENKIAGSVLGAVAGGVLGHQFGGGRGRDVATVAGALAGGYAGNQVQGNLQDRDTYTTNRQRCQTVYDKSQKLLGYDVTYKIGNQQGKIRMDHDPGTKIPLDRNGQLVLNDQA from the coding sequence GTGAATAAATCATTATTGGCAGGCGTCGGCATCGGTATTGCCGCCGCGTCGGGTATCGCGGCTGTTGCCGGGCTGGATGTGTTCTCCTCTAGCCCGAAATACGCCCAGGTCGTCACGGCATCGCCCATCAATGAAACGATTAAGACGCCGCGTCAGGAGTGCCGAACGGTCGCCGTGACCCATCGCCGTCCGGTGCAGGACGAAAATAAAATCGCCGGCTCGGTATTAGGCGCCGTGGCCGGTGGCGTACTCGGCCACCAGTTCGGCGGCGGGCGGGGCAGAGATGTCGCCACCGTGGCCGGCGCGCTGGCGGGGGGGTATGCGGGCAATCAGGTGCAGGGTAATCTGCAAGATAGAGATACCTATACCACCAACCGTCAGCGTTGCCAGACGGTCTATGATAAATCGCAAAAACTGCTGGGCTATGACGTCACGTACAAAATTGGCAATCAGCAGGGCAAAATCCGTATGGACCACGATCCGGGCACGAAAATCCCGCTGGATCGCAACGGCCAACTGGTGCTGAACGACCAGGCATAA
- a CDS encoding NAD(P)/FAD-dependent oxidoreductase, whose amino-acid sequence MTTPFKKIVIIGGGAGGLELATSLGRKLGRRKRADITLVDRNHSHLWKPLLHEVATGSLDEGVDALSYLAHARNHAFQFQLGSMIDIDREHKQVLLDEIRDEQGALLVPARRLDYDILVMALGSTSNDFGTPGVKEHCIFLDNPRQAQRFHNEMLNLFLKFSAQGDLEGKVNIAIVGGGATGVELSAELHNAVQQLHSYGFKGLDNQALNVTLVEAGERILPALPPRISAAAHQELTKLGVRVLTKTMVTSADAGGLHTKDGEYIQAELMVWAAGIKAPDFMKALAGLETNRINQLVVEPTLQTTRDPHIFAIGDCASCAMPAGGVVPPRAQAAHQMASRAHGNILALLRGHSLKPYTYKDHGSLVSLSRFSTVGSLMGNLMRGSMMIEGRIARAVYISLYRMHQIALHGYIKTGLIMLVGRINRVIRPHLKLH is encoded by the coding sequence TTGACCACACCATTTAAGAAAATTGTCATTATAGGCGGCGGCGCCGGCGGTCTGGAGCTGGCGACCAGCCTGGGGCGTAAATTGGGGCGCCGCAAGCGGGCAGATATCACGCTGGTGGATCGCAACCATAGCCACTTATGGAAACCGCTGCTGCATGAGGTGGCCACCGGCTCGCTCGATGAAGGCGTGGACGCCCTCAGTTACCTGGCCCATGCCCGCAATCATGCTTTCCAATTTCAGCTCGGCAGCATGATCGACATCGATCGCGAGCATAAACAGGTCCTGCTGGATGAAATCCGCGATGAGCAGGGGGCGCTGCTGGTGCCCGCCCGCCGCCTGGACTATGACATTTTGGTGATGGCGCTCGGCAGTACGTCGAACGACTTTGGCACTCCCGGCGTTAAAGAACACTGCATCTTCCTCGACAATCCGCGTCAGGCGCAGCGTTTCCATAACGAGATGCTCAATCTGTTTCTTAAATTTTCCGCGCAGGGCGACCTAGAAGGAAAAGTAAATATCGCCATCGTCGGCGGCGGCGCGACCGGCGTCGAATTGTCGGCTGAGCTGCATAATGCGGTGCAACAGCTGCACAGCTATGGTTTCAAAGGGCTGGACAATCAGGCGCTGAATGTCACCCTGGTGGAGGCGGGAGAGCGTATTCTGCCGGCGCTGCCGCCGCGGATCTCCGCCGCCGCGCATCAGGAATTGACCAAGCTGGGGGTCAGGGTCTTGACCAAAACCATGGTCACCAGCGCCGATGCGGGCGGGCTGCATACCAAGGATGGCGAATATATCCAGGCGGAACTCATGGTCTGGGCCGCCGGCATTAAAGCGCCGGACTTCATGAAGGCGTTGGCCGGTCTGGAGACCAACCGTATTAATCAATTAGTGGTTGAACCGACACTGCAGACCACGCGCGATCCGCATATTTTTGCTATCGGCGACTGTGCGTCGTGCGCGATGCCCGCCGGCGGCGTGGTGCCCCCGCGCGCGCAGGCCGCGCATCAGATGGCCTCACGGGCCCACGGCAACATTTTGGCGCTGCTGCGCGGGCATTCGCTCAAGCCCTACACCTACAAAGATCACGGCTCGCTGGTGTCATTATCGCGCTTTAGCACCGTCGGCAGTCTGATGGGCAACCTGATGCGCGGTTCGATGATGATAGAAGGGCGCATTGCCCGCGCGGTCTACATCTCGCTATACCGCATGCACCAAATCGCGCTACATGGCTACATCAAAACCGGCCTTATCATGCTAGTGGGCAGGATCAACCGCGTGATCCGTCCGCATCTCAAACTGCACTAA
- the ycfP gene encoding alpha/beta hydrolase YcfP, with protein MIIYLHGFDATSPGNHEKVLQLQFIDPDVRLISYSTRHPRHDMQHLLKEVDKMQQLTDDDRPLICGVGLGGFWAERIGFLCDMRQVILNPNLFPEENMPGKIDRPEEYVDIATKCVENFREKNRDRCLVLLSRQDDALDVNRSAGVLAPFYEIIWDEQEGHKFKNISPHLQRMQAFKALG; from the coding sequence ATGATTATTTATTTGCACGGTTTTGATGCCACGAGTCCTGGAAATCACGAAAAGGTCCTGCAATTGCAGTTCATCGATCCCGATGTGCGACTCATCAGTTACAGTACCCGCCATCCCCGTCACGATATGCAGCATCTGCTTAAGGAAGTGGACAAAATGCAGCAATTGACCGACGACGACCGGCCGCTTATCTGCGGCGTTGGCTTGGGCGGATTTTGGGCCGAGCGGATCGGTTTTTTATGTGACATGCGCCAGGTGATCCTCAACCCCAATCTTTTTCCCGAAGAGAATATGCCGGGCAAAATTGATAGGCCCGAGGAATATGTGGATATCGCCACCAAATGCGTGGAGAACTTCCGCGAAAAAAACCGCGACCGCTGTCTGGTGCTATTGTCGCGGCAGGATGATGCGCTGGATGTCAATCGCAGCGCCGGGGTGCTTGCTCCCTTCTATGAAATTATTTGGGATGAGCAGGAAGGCCATAAATTTAAAAACATTTCTCCTCATTTACAGCGCATGCAAGCCTTTAAAGCGCTGGGATAA
- a CDS encoding DMT family transporter produces the protein MRRITISLLFILVCLTWGTTWLAMKIAVDTIPPVFATGMRFIAASPLLIIMAWLTRAPLLFPRGQRLFQCAVALFYFAIPFSLMIYGEQTVSSGLASVIFANMPVVVLGASLLLLKEKTCKLQLLGLLLAIASLAVVLISEAKETSRCHWQGALALVAALIMHAIMYTLCKKRGCCVAVLTYNALPCCAAGVALAAVGWLYEHPRWHDFSLGSVGATLYLGVVAGVFGILCYFALQKKASAFQASTVFLIFPVIALLLENALYGYTLSPVSRLLLLPLSAGILLTLLSRRPTQAPAKVNP, from the coding sequence ATGCGAAGGATCACGATATCACTGCTATTTATCCTTGTCTGTTTAACCTGGGGCACCACCTGGCTTGCCATGAAAATCGCGGTTGATACCATTCCGCCCGTGTTTGCCACCGGCATGCGCTTTATTGCCGCCTCACCGCTACTTATTATTATGGCTTGGCTAACCCGTGCGCCATTACTTTTTCCCCGTGGGCAGCGTCTTTTCCAATGTGCGGTCGCGCTATTTTATTTCGCCATTCCGTTTTCATTAATGATTTATGGTGAGCAAACCGTTAGCTCGGGGCTGGCGTCGGTGATTTTCGCCAATATGCCCGTTGTGGTGCTTGGCGCCTCGCTGCTGCTGTTAAAGGAAAAAACCTGCAAGCTGCAACTTCTGGGCTTGCTTTTGGCGATCGCATCGTTGGCGGTAGTGTTGATAAGCGAAGCGAAGGAAACCAGCCGCTGTCACTGGCAGGGTGCCCTGGCCCTGGTCGCGGCCCTGATTATGCATGCTATTATGTATACCCTTTGCAAGAAGCGCGGTTGCTGCGTGGCGGTGCTGACTTACAATGCCCTACCTTGCTGCGCGGCGGGCGTCGCATTGGCCGCCGTCGGCTGGCTGTATGAACACCCCCGTTGGCATGATTTCTCGTTAGGATCGGTAGGGGCAACCCTGTATTTGGGTGTAGTGGCCGGCGTGTTCGGGATTTTGTGCTACTTTGCACTACAAAAAAAAGCCAGCGCTTTCCAGGCGTCCACGGTGTTTTTGATTTTCCCGGTGATCGCGCTATTGCTGGAAAACGCCCTGTATGGCTATACTCTCTCACCGGTGTCGCGCCTGCTGTTGTTGCCGCTCAGCGCCGGGATTTTGTTAACGCTGCTGTCGCGGCGCCCTACCCAAGCGCCGGCCAAGGTTAATCCCTGA
- a CDS encoding phosphotransferase, with protein sequence MPRIDDGLRSMLAQLLPRATLDSVNPLPVSGLTGESWRLQGAGVDLLAREASGQKIQLGVDRRREFRLLRALNGSGLAPRPRGITAGWLLVEWLPGAPLNTQGWQQALTTGTLAGLLARLHQQRRSGYPLNLQARFARYWQTSDPARRTPAWLRLHRRFLRRRPPTALRQALLHMDVHQGNVLLQQAGALTLIDWEYAGDGDVALELAALFGGNALLATDRERLLAEYVRLMPGLASDRLRRQINAWLPWVNYLMLLWYETRWHQTGNRDFLALATPLRHYFNLSR encoded by the coding sequence TTGCCCAGGATTGACGACGGGCTGCGCTCGATGTTGGCGCAGTTACTGCCGCGTGCAACGTTAGACAGTGTCAACCCCCTGCCGGTCAGCGGTTTAACCGGCGAAAGCTGGCGATTGCAGGGCGCCGGTGTTGATTTGCTGGCGCGCGAAGCCAGCGGGCAGAAAATCCAGCTGGGCGTTGACCGGCGTCGGGAATTTCGCCTGTTGCGCGCCCTTAACGGCAGCGGCCTGGCGCCGCGTCCGCGGGGCATCACCGCCGGCTGGCTGCTGGTGGAGTGGCTACCCGGCGCACCGTTAAATACGCAGGGCTGGCAACAGGCGCTGACGACGGGCACGCTGGCGGGCCTCCTGGCCAGGCTGCACCAGCAGCGGCGTAGCGGCTACCCGCTGAACCTACAGGCGCGCTTTGCGCGCTATTGGCAAACCAGCGACCCGGCGCGGCGCACACCGGCCTGGCTGAGGCTACACAGGCGGTTTTTGCGCCGGCGTCCGCCGACGGCGCTGCGCCAGGCGCTGTTACATATGGATGTGCATCAAGGCAATGTACTGCTTCAGCAGGCGGGTGCGCTGACGCTTATCGACTGGGAATATGCCGGCGATGGGGATGTTGCGCTGGAGCTGGCGGCGCTGTTTGGCGGCAATGCTCTGCTGGCCACGGATCGCGAGCGTTTGCTGGCGGAGTATGTGCGTCTCATGCCGGGCCTGGCGAGCGATCGTTTACGCCGGCAAATTAACGCCTGGCTTCCCTGGGTCAACTATCTCATGCTGCTGTGGTATGAGACGCGTTGGCACCAAACCGGCAACCGCGACTTTCTTGCTCTGGCGACACCGCTGCGCCACTATTTTAATCTGTCGCGTTAA
- the lpoB gene encoding penicillin-binding protein activator LpoB, whose translation MKKTALIVLAALVLASCTTRTPEPPPATVEPAPPPTTVPVQPPPVTSEPVPLPPKIKTIDWSASLSPMVQQMLQVDGVNDGSVLLVNTLKNATNGSVQTGKATAALTRLIAQGGGKFQVVGADKLNAARQTLGLSADDSLESRSKAVGLARYLNAQYVLYSAASGDVKAPTLDLQLMLVQTGEIIWSGNGVAQD comes from the coding sequence ATGAAAAAGACAGCCTTAATTGTCCTTGCAGCGCTGGTGCTGGCCAGCTGTACCACCCGAACTCCAGAGCCGCCCCCGGCCACCGTAGAGCCCGCGCCGCCGCCGACTACGGTTCCGGTACAGCCGCCGCCGGTCACCAGCGAGCCGGTGCCCTTGCCGCCGAAAATCAAGACCATTGACTGGTCGGCCAGCCTGTCGCCCATGGTGCAGCAAATGTTGCAGGTGGACGGCGTCAACGACGGCAGCGTGCTGCTGGTCAATACCTTAAAAAACGCCACTAACGGCAGCGTGCAGACCGGTAAAGCCACCGCGGCCCTTACCCGCCTTATTGCACAGGGCGGCGGCAAATTTCAGGTGGTGGGCGCCGATAAACTGAATGCGGCGCGTCAGACGTTGGGGCTTTCCGCCGACGACAGTTTGGAGTCGCGCAGTAAAGCGGTGGGACTGGCGCGCTATCTCAACGCCCAGTACGTGCTGTATAGCGCTGCCAGCGGCGATGTGAAAGCACCCACGCTCGATCTGCAACTGATGCTGGTGCAAACCGGCGAGATCATTTGGTCCGGTAACGGCGTTGCCCAGGATTGA
- a CDS encoding YcfL family protein, whose protein sequence is MVALLLLTGCSGSGSRDPALIINNQQSLVMDPSVLSAGITAAPPSLTTDRGRLRAYSILSNDHPAPVTVYYRFYWYDAQGLDVIPFAATRMLIVPPGGEARVEAVNGNPEAKHARLYLFLQ, encoded by the coding sequence ATGGTTGCGCTGTTGTTGTTAACCGGCTGCAGCGGCAGCGGTAGCCGCGATCCCGCATTGATCATCAACAATCAGCAATCGCTGGTGATGGACCCGTCGGTGCTCAGCGCCGGCATTACCGCCGCGCCGCCGTCGCTTACCACCGATCGTGGGCGATTGCGCGCCTATAGCATCCTGAGCAACGATCATCCCGCACCGGTCACCGTGTATTACCGTTTCTATTGGTACGATGCGCAGGGATTGGACGTCATACCGTTCGCCGCGACGCGCATGCTGATCGTGCCGCCTGGCGGGGAAGCCCGGGTGGAGGCGGTGAATGGTAATCCGGAGGCGAAGCACGCTCGTCTCTATTTGTTTTTGCAATAA
- the hinT gene encoding purine nucleoside phosphoramidase has translation MAEETIFSKIIRREIPADILYQDDLVTAFRDISPKAPSHILIVTNLLIPTVNDVTADHEAALGRLFTVAAKIAQQEGIDADGYRLIVNCNRHGGQEVYHLHMHLLGGRPLGPLVA, from the coding sequence ATGGCCGAAGAAACTATTTTTAGTAAAATTATTCGCCGGGAAATTCCCGCGGATATTCTCTATCAGGACGATTTGGTTACCGCTTTTCGCGACATCAGCCCCAAAGCGCCCAGCCATATTTTGATCGTGACCAATCTGCTTATCCCCACCGTCAACGATGTCACCGCCGACCATGAAGCGGCGCTGGGAAGGTTATTTACCGTGGCGGCGAAAATTGCCCAACAAGAGGGCATTGATGCGGACGGCTACCGGCTTATCGTGAATTGCAACCGCCACGGCGGCCAGGAAGTGTATCATTTGCACATGCATCTTTTGGGCGGCAGGCCGCTTGGCCCGCTGGTGGCGTGA
- the ptsG gene encoding PTS glucose transporter subunit IIBC — MLQNAFAHLQKIGKSLMLPVSVLPVAGILLGVGSASFSWLPAVVSDVMAEAGGSVFANMPLIFAVGVALGFTHNDGVAALAAVVAYGIMVKTIAVVAPLILHLSTGDVVAKHLADTGVLGGIIAGAIAASMFNRFYRITLPEYLGFFAGKRFVPIISGLLAIVFGVVLSFIWPPIGAAIQAFSHWAAYQNPMVAFGIYGVVERALVPFGLHHIWNVPFQMQVGEFTNAAGQVFHGDIPRYMAGDPTAGKLSGGFLFKMYGLPAAAIAIWHAARPENRARVGGMMISAALTAFLTGITEPIEFSFMFVAPLLYVIHALLAGLAFPLCILLGMRDGTSFSHGLIDFVVLSGNSSRIWLFPLVGIAYGLVYYSLFRLLIVKLNLNTPGRDVAAAEALSTGGGERAAALVAAFGGKTNITSLDACITRLRISVADVAKVDQTRLKQLGARGVVVVGAGVQAIFGTQSDNLKTEMDDYLHQAV; from the coding sequence ATGTTGCAAAATGCATTCGCCCACCTGCAGAAAATCGGCAAGTCGCTGATGCTGCCGGTTTCCGTCTTGCCCGTTGCCGGTATTTTGCTGGGGGTGGGTTCCGCGTCGTTCAGCTGGCTGCCGGCGGTGGTCTCCGACGTCATGGCGGAGGCGGGGGGCTCGGTTTTTGCCAATATGCCGCTGATATTCGCGGTCGGCGTGGCGCTGGGGTTTACTCATAACGACGGCGTGGCGGCGTTGGCGGCGGTGGTGGCGTACGGGATTATGGTCAAAACTATCGCCGTGGTCGCGCCGCTCATTCTGCATCTCTCTACCGGCGACGTTGTCGCCAAACATCTGGCGGATACGGGGGTTCTGGGTGGCATTATCGCCGGCGCCATCGCCGCGTCGATGTTTAACCGCTTCTACCGTATCACGCTGCCGGAATATTTAGGCTTCTTCGCCGGTAAGCGCTTCGTACCGATTATCTCCGGTCTGCTGGCGATTGTGTTCGGCGTGGTGCTGTCGTTTATTTGGCCGCCGATTGGCGCCGCTATCCAGGCGTTCTCACACTGGGCCGCCTATCAGAATCCGATGGTAGCATTCGGTATTTACGGGGTGGTGGAGCGGGCGTTGGTGCCGTTTGGCCTGCACCACATCTGGAATGTCCCTTTCCAGATGCAGGTGGGGGAATTCACCAACGCCGCCGGTCAAGTCTTTCATGGCGATATTCCACGCTATATGGCGGGGGATCCTACCGCGGGCAAGCTATCGGGTGGTTTCCTGTTTAAAATGTACGGTCTGCCCGCCGCCGCTATCGCCATTTGGCACGCCGCCCGGCCGGAAAACCGCGCCCGGGTCGGCGGTATGATGATTTCCGCCGCGCTGACCGCCTTTTTGACCGGGATCACCGAGCCTATCGAATTTTCCTTTATGTTCGTGGCGCCGCTGCTGTACGTCATTCATGCCCTGTTGGCAGGGCTGGCGTTTCCGCTGTGTATTCTGCTCGGCATGCGTGACGGCACCAGTTTCTCTCATGGTCTGATTGATTTTGTGGTGCTAAGCGGCAACAGCAGTCGCATCTGGCTGTTCCCCCTGGTGGGCATCGCCTATGGTCTGGTGTATTACAGCCTGTTCCGCCTGCTGATCGTCAAGCTGAATTTAAATACGCCGGGGCGCGATGTCGCGGCCGCCGAGGCGCTGTCAACGGGCGGCGGTGAACGGGCCGCGGCGCTGGTGGCGGCGTTTGGCGGCAAAACCAACATCACCAGTCTTGACGCCTGTATCACCCGGCTGCGCATCAGCGTGGCGGATGTGGCGAAAGTCGATCAGACCAGGCTGAAACAGTTGGGCGCCCGCGGTGTGGTAGTGGTGGGTGCCGGCGTACAGGCGATTTTCGGTACCCAATCCGATAATTTAAAAACCGAAATGGATGACTACCTGCATCAAGCGGTATGA
- a CDS encoding metal-dependent hydrolase, translating to MFLVDSHCHLDGLDYQALHRDVADVAAKARARDVKLMLAVCTTLPGFHAMTAMIGRRDDVLFSCGIHPLNLDEPYDFAELRRLAAGEGVVALGETGLDYYYQQDNKAQQQAVFREHIRVGRTLNKPVIVHTRSAREDTLAILHEEQASDCGGVLHCFTEDQATAKALLDMGFYISFSGIVTFRNAEALREAARYVPLDRLLVETDSPYLAPVPYRGKENQPAYVRDVAEFMAALKGVSLTQLAAATTDNFGRLFHVEMQRYLDAN from the coding sequence ATGTTTTTAGTGGATTCCCATTGCCATCTTGATGGTCTGGATTACCAAGCGCTGCATCGGGATGTGGCGGATGTCGCGGCCAAGGCGCGCGCGCGTGACGTGAAACTGATGCTGGCGGTCTGTACCACATTGCCGGGCTTTCACGCCATGACGGCGATGATCGGCCGACGCGATGATGTGCTGTTTTCCTGCGGTATCCATCCCCTGAATCTTGATGAACCTTACGATTTCGCCGAGCTGCGGCGTCTGGCGGCGGGTGAGGGCGTGGTGGCGCTGGGTGAAACCGGTCTGGATTACTATTACCAGCAGGATAACAAGGCGCAGCAGCAGGCGGTGTTCCGCGAACATATTCGCGTGGGACGCACGCTGAATAAACCGGTCATCGTACATACGCGCAGCGCCCGTGAAGACACCCTGGCCATCTTGCACGAGGAGCAGGCCAGTGATTGCGGCGGCGTGCTTCACTGCTTTACCGAAGATCAGGCGACCGCCAAGGCGTTACTGGATATGGGTTTCTACATCTCTTTCTCCGGTATTGTCACTTTCCGCAATGCAGAAGCGCTGCGCGAGGCGGCGCGCTATGTTCCTCTCGACCGCCTGCTGGTGGAGACGGATTCCCCCTACCTGGCCCCGGTACCTTATCGCGGCAAGGAAAACCAGCCGGCTTATGTGCGCGATGTGGCGGAGTTTATGGCGGCGTTGAAAGGCGTCTCTCTGACGCAATTGGCTGCCGCCACCACCGATAATTTCGGCCGCCTGTTTCACGTGGAGATGCAGCGCTACCTCGACGCCAACTGA
- the holB gene encoding DNA polymerase III subunit delta' gives MKWYPWLNAPYRQILSRYQQGRGHHALLLHSQPGNGEASLCYALSRWLMCRQPDGSKSCGVCHSCRLMMAGNHPDFYQPEPEKGRQTLGVDSIRAIIDSVYGRARQGGGKVVWLPHAEQLTEQAANALLKTLEEPPEDTYFLLVCETPARLLPTLRSRCLYWPLPAPNEALGLRWLRQAGFDDSLSACTALRLCANAPLAAEALLQPARWQARLALCAALQDALANGDFLALLPALNRDKDDEPLHWLLSLLTDALKWQQGAQEYLVNADRTSLVTALAARWPAGVLHAQWQQWLLCLRQCREISGVNRELLLTHHLLNWEQGVADTYVSQ, from the coding sequence ATGAAATGGTATCCCTGGCTCAACGCCCCCTACCGACAAATCCTGTCTCGTTATCAGCAGGGGCGCGGGCATCACGCCCTGCTGCTGCACAGCCAGCCCGGCAACGGCGAGGCGTCGCTGTGCTACGCCCTCAGCCGCTGGCTCATGTGCCGGCAGCCGGACGGTAGCAAAAGCTGCGGGGTCTGCCACAGCTGCCGGCTGATGATGGCCGGCAATCATCCCGACTTTTATCAACCGGAGCCGGAAAAGGGGCGACAGACTCTGGGAGTGGACAGTATCCGCGCCATTATCGATAGCGTCTATGGCCGCGCCCGCCAGGGGGGGGGGAAGGTGGTCTGGCTGCCCCACGCCGAGCAACTCACCGAGCAGGCGGCCAACGCACTGTTGAAAACCCTGGAAGAGCCGCCGGAGGACACCTATTTTCTGCTGGTCTGTGAAACGCCGGCGCGTCTGTTGCCCACGCTGAGAAGCCGATGCCTTTATTGGCCGCTGCCGGCCCCGAATGAGGCGCTGGGCCTGCGCTGGTTACGACAGGCGGGTTTTGACGACTCACTTTCCGCTTGCACCGCGCTGCGCCTGTGCGCTAACGCGCCGCTGGCGGCGGAAGCGTTACTTCAGCCGGCGCGCTGGCAGGCGCGGCTGGCGCTGTGCGCGGCGTTGCAGGATGCGTTGGCCAACGGCGATTTTCTGGCGCTATTGCCGGCGTTGAATCGGGATAAAGACGACGAGCCGCTGCATTGGCTGCTTAGCCTGCTGACCGATGCGTTGAAGTGGCAGCAGGGCGCGCAGGAATACCTGGTCAACGCCGACAGGACGTCGCTGGTTACCGCGCTGGCGGCGCGCTGGCCGGCCGGCGTACTGCACGCGCAGTGGCAGCAGTGGCTGCTATGTTTGCGCCAGTGCCGGGAGATAAGCGGCGTTAATCGCGAATTATTGCTGACCCACCATTTGCTTAATTGGGAGCAGGGCGTTGCCGATACCTATGTTTCCCAGTGA
- the tmk gene encoding dTMP kinase, with translation MNSKFIVIEGLEGAGKTSAIAEVVEVLRQQGIRDVIFTREPGGTPLAEALRVLIKDGVGDEPVTDRAELLMLYAARVQLVEGVIKPALARGAWVVGDRHDLSSQAYQGGGRGMDTRLLQTLRDAVLGEFRPDLTLYLDIPPALGLARARARGELDRIEVESLAFFERTRARYQALAAADARIATIDASQPLAAVSAAIRARLTQWLRAQAPSP, from the coding sequence ATGAACAGTAAATTCATCGTGATCGAGGGGCTGGAAGGCGCCGGCAAAACCAGCGCGATTGCCGAGGTGGTCGAGGTTCTGCGTCAGCAGGGTATTCGCGATGTGATATTTACCCGCGAACCGGGCGGTACGCCGCTGGCGGAGGCGCTGCGCGTGCTGATCAAAGACGGCGTGGGCGATGAGCCCGTCACCGATCGTGCGGAATTGCTGATGCTTTATGCCGCGCGGGTACAGCTGGTGGAAGGGGTTATCAAGCCGGCGCTGGCCCGCGGCGCCTGGGTGGTGGGCGATCGCCACGATCTCTCGTCGCAGGCCTATCAGGGCGGCGGACGCGGCATGGATACGCGCCTGTTGCAAACGCTGCGCGATGCGGTACTGGGCGAGTTCCGCCCCGACCTGACGCTGTATCTGGACATTCCGCCGGCGCTGGGTCTGGCCCGCGCCCGCGCCCGCGGCGAGCTGGATCGGATCGAAGTGGAGTCGCTGGCGTTTTTCGAGCGTACCCGCGCCCGCTATCAGGCGTTGGCGGCGGCGGACGCGCGTATCGCGACCATTGACGCCAGCCAGCCGCTCGCCGCGGTGAGCGCCGCGATCCGCGCCCGCCTGACGCAATGGCTACGCGCGCAGGCGCCGTCGCCATGA
- the mltG gene encoding endolytic transglycosylase MltG: MKKKRLLIILPLVLVALAVGCLLRIKHFAAEPLILKQETIFTLPAGTGRDGLQQLLRRQHLARHLGWLPWLMELEPSLAPVKAGTYRLKPGMTVRDLLQLLVSGKEAQFAIRFIEGSTLKEWLVILGRAPYMKHDLQGATAQTLGAKLGEAADSVLEGQFYPDTYLYTANTPESAILKRARQRMNTSLAQIWQGRAEGLPYKTPQALLTMASIIEKETGVKEERARVASVFINRLRIGMKLQTDPTVIYGMGENYRGSITRQDLTTPTPYNTYIITGLPPTPIAMPGQASLEAAAHPEKSAYLYFVADGRGGHVFTTNLASHNQAVQHYRQRQNAKENHEQ; this comes from the coding sequence ATGAAAAAGAAAAGGCTTCTCATCATCCTGCCGCTGGTGCTGGTAGCGCTGGCCGTCGGCTGCCTGTTGCGGATCAAACATTTTGCCGCTGAGCCATTGATCCTCAAGCAGGAAACAATTTTTACCTTGCCGGCCGGAACCGGTCGCGACGGTCTGCAACAGTTGCTGCGTAGACAGCATTTGGCGCGACATCTCGGCTGGCTGCCGTGGCTGATGGAGCTGGAGCCGTCGTTGGCGCCGGTCAAGGCCGGCACCTATCGGCTGAAGCCGGGAATGACGGTGCGCGATCTGCTGCAACTGCTGGTCAGCGGCAAAGAGGCGCAGTTTGCCATCCGTTTTATTGAAGGATCAACGCTGAAAGAGTGGCTGGTCATTCTCGGACGGGCGCCGTATATGAAACACGATCTGCAGGGCGCCACTGCGCAGACGCTGGGCGCGAAACTCGGTGAGGCGGCGGATAGCGTGCTGGAGGGGCAGTTTTATCCCGACACCTATCTTTATACCGCCAATACTCCCGAAAGCGCGATTCTCAAGCGCGCGCGTCAGCGCATGAATACTAGCCTGGCGCAGATCTGGCAGGGACGGGCCGAGGGCCTGCCGTACAAGACCCCGCAGGCGCTGTTGACCATGGCCTCCATCATTGAAAAAGAGACCGGGGTGAAAGAGGAGCGGGCGCGCGTTGCGTCGGTGTTTATTAACCGGCTGCGTATCGGCATGAAACTGCAAACCGACCCAACGGTTATCTACGGTATGGGCGAAAATTATCGCGGCAGTATTACGCGGCAGGATTTAACGACGCCGACGCCGTATAATACCTATATCATTACCGGGCTGCCGCCGACGCCGATTGCGATGCCCGGCCAGGCTTCACTGGAGGCGGCTGCGCACCCAGAGAAAAGCGCCTACCTCTATTTCGTCGCCGACGGGCGCGGTGGTCATGTGTTTACCACCAATTTGGCGAGCCATAACCAGGCGGTACAGCACTATCGCCAGCGGCAGAACGCAAAGGAAAACCATGAACAGTAA